One region of Clavibacter michiganensis subsp. tessellarius genomic DNA includes:
- the leuC gene encoding 3-isopropylmalate dehydratase large subunit: MREGPSRPFPEESRVRTAKTLAEKVWADHLVAEGEDGTPDLLYIDLHLVHEVTSPQAFDGLRLAGRPVRRPDLTIATEDHNTPTIGIDQPIADLTSRTQIHTLRANAEEFGIRLHSLGDIEQGIVHVVGPQLGLTMPGITVVCGDSHTSTHGAFGAMAFGIGTSEVEHVMATQTLPLQPFKTMAVTVEGTLRPGVTAKDIILAVIAKIGTGGGQGYVLEYRGSAIRSLSMEGRMTICNMSIEAGARAGMVAPDQTTYDYLRGRPHAPTGADWDEAVAYWETLATDDDAVFDAEVLLDADTLEPFVTWGTNPGQGVSLSEPVPDPAAVADPNERAAAERALAYMDLAPGTPMKDIPVDTVFIGSCTNSRVEDLRAAAEIVRGRTKAEGVRVMVVPGSARVRLEAEAEGIDRVFTDFGAEWRFAGCSMCLGMNPDQLAPGERCASTSNRNFEGRQGKGGRTHLVSPLVAAATAIRGTLSSPWDLQEAGVVDADAIRQAAAVGQGA; encoded by the coding sequence ATGCGCGAGGGCCCCTCGCGCCCCTTCCCTGAGGAGAGCCGCGTGCGGACTGCGAAGACCCTGGCCGAGAAGGTGTGGGCCGACCACCTGGTCGCCGAGGGCGAGGACGGCACCCCCGACCTCCTCTACATCGACCTCCACCTCGTGCACGAGGTCACGAGCCCGCAGGCGTTCGACGGCCTCCGTCTCGCCGGCCGCCCCGTGCGCCGCCCGGACCTCACCATCGCGACCGAGGACCACAACACGCCCACGATCGGGATCGACCAGCCCATCGCCGACCTCACGAGCCGAACGCAGATCCACACGCTCCGCGCCAACGCCGAGGAGTTCGGCATCCGCCTGCACTCCCTCGGCGACATCGAGCAGGGCATCGTCCACGTGGTCGGCCCGCAGCTCGGGCTCACGATGCCGGGCATCACCGTCGTGTGCGGCGACTCGCACACGTCCACCCACGGCGCGTTCGGCGCCATGGCGTTCGGCATCGGCACGAGCGAGGTCGAGCACGTCATGGCCACGCAGACCCTGCCGCTCCAGCCGTTCAAGACCATGGCGGTCACGGTCGAGGGCACGCTGCGACCGGGCGTGACGGCCAAGGACATCATCCTCGCGGTCATCGCGAAGATCGGCACGGGCGGCGGCCAGGGCTACGTGCTCGAGTACCGCGGCAGCGCCATCCGCTCGCTCTCCATGGAGGGCCGCATGACGATCTGCAACATGTCCATCGAGGCCGGTGCCCGCGCGGGCATGGTCGCCCCCGACCAGACCACCTACGACTACCTCCGCGGCCGGCCGCACGCCCCGACGGGCGCCGACTGGGACGAGGCCGTCGCCTACTGGGAGACGCTCGCCACGGACGACGACGCGGTCTTCGACGCCGAGGTCCTCCTCGACGCCGACACGCTGGAGCCGTTCGTCACCTGGGGCACGAACCCCGGCCAGGGCGTCTCGCTGAGCGAGCCCGTGCCGGATCCCGCCGCCGTCGCCGACCCGAACGAGCGCGCCGCCGCCGAGCGCGCCCTCGCCTACATGGACCTCGCCCCCGGCACGCCCATGAAGGATATCCCGGTCGACACGGTCTTCATCGGCTCCTGCACCAACAGCCGCGTCGAGGACCTGCGCGCCGCCGCCGAGATCGTGCGCGGCCGCACCAAGGCCGAGGGCGTCCGCGTCATGGTCGTCCCGGGCAGCGCCCGCGTGCGGCTCGAGGCCGAGGCCGAGGGCATCGACCGGGTCTTCACCGACTTCGGCGCCGAGTGGCGCTTCGCCGGCTGCTCGATGTGCCTCGGCATGAACCCCGACCAGCTCGCGCCGGGGGAGCGCTGCGCGTCCACCAGCAACCGGAACTTCGAGGGCCGCCAGGGCAAGGGCGGGCGCACGCACCTCGTGTCGCCGCTCGTGGCCGCGGCCACCGCCATCCGGGGCACGCTGTCGAGCCCGTGGGACCTGCAGGAGGCCGGCGTCGTCGACGCCGACGCGATCCGCCAGGCCGCCGCCGTCGGACAGGGGGCCTGA
- the leuD gene encoding 3-isopropylmalate dehydratase small subunit has protein sequence MEPITRVTGTGVPLKQSNVDTDQIVPAQFLKRVTKTGFEDALFFQWRKDPDFFINQPAYEGATVLVAGPDFGTGSSREHAVWALRDYGFRAVLSPRFGDIFRGNSGKQGLLTGIVTEDDVERLWTAMDAEPGLDLTVDLVERIATAPGLTVPFEIDEYTRWRLLEGLDDIALTLRDEDAITTFEHRRASWRPRTLPARPAALEN, from the coding sequence GTGGAGCCCATCACCCGCGTCACCGGCACCGGCGTCCCGCTCAAGCAGTCGAACGTCGACACCGACCAGATCGTCCCCGCCCAGTTCCTCAAGCGCGTCACCAAGACGGGCTTCGAGGACGCGCTCTTCTTCCAGTGGCGCAAGGACCCCGACTTCTTCATCAACCAGCCGGCCTACGAGGGCGCGACCGTCCTCGTCGCCGGTCCGGACTTCGGCACGGGCTCGTCCCGCGAGCACGCCGTGTGGGCGCTGCGCGACTACGGCTTCCGGGCCGTGCTCAGCCCGAGGTTCGGCGACATCTTCCGGGGCAACTCGGGGAAGCAGGGCCTCCTCACGGGCATCGTGACGGAGGACGACGTCGAGAGGCTGTGGACCGCGATGGACGCGGAGCCCGGGCTCGACCTCACCGTCGACCTCGTCGAGCGGATCGCCACGGCACCCGGCCTGACGGTCCCGTTCGAGATCGACGAATACACTCGGTGGCGGCTCCTCGAGGGGCTCGACGACATCGCCCTCACCCTCCGGGACGAGGACGCCATCACCACCTTCGAACACCGACGGGCCTCATGGCGCCCGCGCACCTTGCCGGCCCGGCCGGCAGCTCTGGAGAACTGA
- the murA gene encoding UDP-N-acetylglucosamine 1-carboxyvinyltransferase yields the protein MNSLVSDAKKAGERVGLLSDSIVINGGIPLRGRIEVRGAKNLATKAMVASLLGESPSLLRSVPDISDVRVVSGLLEVHGVTLRKGEQEGDLILDPKDVESAHMADIDAHAGSSRIPILFCGPLLHRLGEAFIPDLGGCRIGDRPIDFHLDALRAFGAVVEKLPSGIRLTAPDGLKGANVELPYPSVGATEQVLLTGVRAKGVTELKNAAIEPEIMDLIAILQKMGAIISVEPNRVILIEGVDRLEGYTHRALFDRNEAASWASAALATGGDIFVGGVRQAEMMTFLNVFRKVGGAFDIEEDGIRFYHPGGDLKPVVIETDVHPGFMTDWQQPLVVALTQAPGVSIIHETVYENRFGFTDALNEMGADIVVHKEGLEGHERRVARRDFEQAAVITGPTHLHGADITVPDLRGGFSHLIAALTAEGRSTVSNVGIISRGYEDFIGKLRQLGADFSYEG from the coding sequence ATGAACTCACTAGTCAGCGACGCCAAGAAGGCGGGAGAGCGAGTGGGTCTCCTGTCCGACTCCATCGTCATCAACGGCGGCATCCCGCTGCGCGGCCGCATCGAGGTCCGCGGGGCCAAGAACCTGGCCACGAAGGCCATGGTCGCCTCGCTCCTCGGCGAGAGCCCCAGCCTCCTGCGCTCGGTGCCGGACATCAGCGACGTGCGCGTCGTCTCTGGTCTCCTCGAGGTGCACGGCGTGACGCTCCGCAAGGGCGAGCAGGAGGGCGACCTCATCCTCGACCCGAAGGACGTCGAGAGCGCCCACATGGCGGACATCGACGCGCACGCCGGCAGCTCGCGGATCCCGATCCTCTTCTGCGGCCCGCTGCTGCACCGCCTGGGCGAGGCGTTCATCCCCGACCTCGGCGGCTGCCGCATCGGCGACCGCCCCATCGACTTCCACCTCGACGCGCTGCGCGCGTTCGGCGCGGTCGTCGAGAAGCTCCCGAGCGGCATCCGCCTCACGGCGCCGGACGGCCTGAAGGGCGCGAACGTCGAGCTGCCCTACCCGAGCGTCGGCGCGACCGAGCAGGTGCTCCTCACGGGCGTCCGCGCGAAGGGCGTCACGGAGCTGAAGAACGCGGCCATCGAGCCCGAGATCATGGACCTCATCGCGATCCTGCAGAAGATGGGCGCGATCATCTCCGTGGAGCCGAACCGCGTGATCCTCATCGAGGGCGTCGACCGCCTCGAGGGCTACACGCACCGCGCGCTCTTCGACCGCAACGAGGCCGCGAGCTGGGCCTCCGCCGCGCTCGCGACCGGCGGCGACATCTTCGTCGGCGGCGTGCGCCAGGCCGAGATGATGACCTTCCTCAACGTGTTCCGGAAGGTCGGCGGCGCGTTCGACATCGAGGAGGACGGCATCCGGTTCTACCACCCGGGCGGCGACCTCAAGCCCGTCGTCATCGAGACCGACGTGCACCCCGGCTTCATGACGGACTGGCAGCAGCCGCTCGTCGTGGCGCTCACGCAGGCGCCCGGCGTCTCGATCATCCACGAGACCGTGTACGAGAACCGCTTCGGCTTCACGGACGCGCTCAACGAGATGGGCGCCGACATCGTCGTGCACAAGGAGGGCCTCGAGGGCCACGAGCGCCGCGTCGCGCGTCGCGACTTCGAGCAGGCCGCGGTCATCACCGGACCGACGCACCTCCACGGCGCGGACATCACCGTGCCGGACCTCCGCGGCGGCTTCAGCCACCTCATCGCCGCGCTCACGGCCGAGGGCCGGTCCACCGTCAGCAATGTGGGGATCATCTCCCGCGGCTACGAGGACTTCATCGGGAAGCTGCGCCAGCTCGGCGCGGACTTCTCCTACGAGGGATAG
- a CDS encoding lysophospholipid acyltransferase family protein has translation MANEKARPSIFWVLAALVLPVLNAAVRFDIRHPERLPRTGSYVLAPNHYSEIDPVVMGAVAWKLGRLPRFLAKASLFDVPVVGWFLRRSGQIPVQRDGGVRGGEAISAAKDLASDGRIVVVYPEGTLTRDPDLWPMRGKTGAVRLALQAGIPVIPTAHWGTQELMGRYSKRVRLFPRSTIHVAVGEPVDLSRFRDRSLDSATLTEATAVVMAAITELLEELRGETAPTERWDPRSNNQKETGRFE, from the coding sequence ATGGCGAACGAGAAGGCCCGACCGTCGATCTTCTGGGTGCTGGCCGCCCTCGTGCTCCCGGTGCTGAACGCGGCCGTCCGCTTCGACATCCGGCACCCCGAGCGGCTGCCCCGCACGGGCTCCTACGTGCTCGCGCCGAACCACTACAGCGAGATCGACCCGGTCGTCATGGGCGCGGTCGCCTGGAAGCTGGGACGGCTGCCCCGGTTCCTCGCGAAGGCGTCGCTGTTCGACGTGCCGGTGGTGGGCTGGTTCCTCCGCCGCTCGGGGCAGATCCCCGTGCAGCGCGACGGCGGCGTCCGCGGCGGCGAGGCCATCTCGGCCGCGAAGGACCTCGCGAGCGACGGCCGGATCGTCGTCGTCTACCCCGAGGGCACGCTGACGCGCGACCCCGACCTCTGGCCGATGCGGGGCAAGACCGGCGCCGTGCGGCTCGCGCTGCAGGCCGGCATCCCGGTGATCCCGACGGCCCACTGGGGCACGCAGGAGCTGATGGGGCGGTACTCCAAGCGCGTGCGCCTGTTCCCGCGCTCGACCATCCACGTGGCCGTCGGCGAGCCCGTCGACCTCTCGCGCTTCCGCGACCGGAGCCTAGACTCCGCGACCCTGACCGAGGCGACCGCGGTCGTCATGGCCGCCATCACGGAGCTCCTCGAGGAGCTCCGCGGCGAGACCGCCCCGACCGAGCGCTGGGACCCCCGCTCGAACAACCAGAAGGAGACCGGCCGATTTGAGTGA
- a CDS encoding NAD(P)H-dependent glycerol-3-phosphate dehydrogenase, with protein sequence MSDATASPRPAGSTAPSADASASASASADAGERRRVVVLGAGSWGTTFAKVMADGGSDVLMWARRPELAREISEAQRNSDYLPGVNLPRRLTADASLERVLDGATDVFVSVPSQTLRQNLEAARDLIPSDAVVVSLMKGVEKGTGLRMSEVIAETLGLGPERIAVASGPNLALEIAREQPTAAVVSSADPATAERIAKIARNPYFRSFVNTDVIGTEFGGVLKNLIAVAVGIVDGVGYGENTKASIITRGLAEMTAFSVAYGARAETLAGLAGLGDLIATCESSLSRNNTAGRLLGQGYSFGDVVTRMQQTAEGLSSVAPVLELARQRGVVMPIVEQVSQVLAGTLSPRDIAPHLTTDDDTPQGE encoded by the coding sequence TTGAGTGACGCGACCGCGAGCCCCCGACCCGCAGGATCCACCGCCCCGAGCGCGGACGCGTCCGCCAGCGCATCCGCGTCCGCCGACGCGGGGGAGCGCCGCCGGGTCGTCGTCCTCGGCGCCGGCAGCTGGGGCACCACCTTCGCCAAGGTCATGGCCGACGGCGGCAGCGACGTGCTCATGTGGGCGCGCCGCCCCGAGCTCGCCCGGGAGATCTCCGAGGCGCAGCGCAACAGCGACTACCTGCCGGGCGTCAACCTCCCGCGGCGCCTCACGGCGGACGCGTCCCTCGAGCGCGTGCTCGACGGCGCCACCGACGTGTTCGTGTCGGTCCCCAGCCAGACGCTGCGCCAGAACCTCGAGGCCGCCCGGGACCTCATCCCGTCCGACGCCGTCGTGGTCAGCCTGATGAAGGGCGTCGAGAAGGGCACGGGCCTCCGCATGAGCGAGGTCATCGCGGAGACGCTGGGGCTCGGCCCCGAGCGCATCGCCGTCGCGTCGGGCCCGAACCTGGCGCTCGAGATCGCGCGCGAGCAGCCCACCGCGGCCGTCGTGTCGTCGGCGGACCCGGCCACGGCCGAGCGCATCGCGAAGATCGCGCGCAACCCCTACTTCCGCTCCTTCGTGAACACCGACGTGATCGGCACCGAGTTCGGCGGCGTGCTCAAGAACCTCATCGCCGTCGCGGTCGGCATCGTCGACGGCGTGGGCTACGGCGAGAACACCAAGGCGTCGATCATCACCCGCGGCCTCGCCGAGATGACCGCCTTCTCCGTGGCGTACGGCGCGCGCGCCGAGACCCTCGCGGGGCTCGCGGGGCTCGGCGACCTGATCGCGACGTGCGAGTCGTCGCTGTCCCGCAACAACACGGCCGGGCGACTGCTCGGCCAGGGCTACAGCTTCGGCGACGTCGTGACGCGCATGCAGCAGACCGCCGAGGGGCTCTCCTCCGTGGCGCCCGTGCTCGAGCTCGCCCGCCAGCGCGGCGTGGTGATGCCCATCGTCGAGCAGGTGTCGCAGGTGCTCGCGGGCACGCTCTCGCCGCGCGACATCGCCCCGCACCTCACGACCGACGACGACACTCCTCAGGGGGAATGA
- a CDS encoding D-alanine--D-alanine ligase family protein: MADRIRVVLLFGGTSSEHSISCATASGVLGALDRDRFEVIPVGITRGGAMTLQADDASALALDAEALPEVIENGTRVRWPEDASSRELRVRDADGAERSLGRVDVVFPILHGTQGEDGTVQGMLELAGLPYVGSGVLASALGMDKHFAKTVLRDAGIAVAPWTTVTRREWEADPEAVRARAAGLALPAFVKPARAGSSVGVSRVAEAGELDAALATAFREDDRVLVEAGLVGREVECAILDGGPGAAPRASVAGEIVVSGRAFYDFEAKYLGADGIELVCPADMTADQLAEMQELSVRAFRAVDARGLARVDFFLTADGFVLNEINTMPGFTPISMFPACWAASGVAYPDLISELLDVALAWEAEGRRA; this comes from the coding sequence ATGGCCGACCGCATCCGCGTCGTCCTGCTGTTCGGCGGGACCTCCAGCGAGCACTCCATCAGCTGCGCCACCGCGAGCGGCGTCCTCGGCGCCCTCGACCGCGACCGCTTCGAGGTGATCCCGGTGGGCATCACCCGCGGCGGCGCCATGACGCTGCAGGCGGACGACGCGTCCGCCCTCGCACTCGACGCCGAGGCCCTGCCCGAGGTCATCGAGAACGGCACCCGCGTGCGCTGGCCCGAGGACGCGTCCTCGCGGGAGCTCCGCGTGCGCGACGCCGACGGCGCCGAGCGCTCCCTCGGGCGCGTCGACGTCGTGTTCCCGATCCTCCACGGCACGCAGGGCGAGGACGGCACCGTCCAGGGGATGCTCGAGCTCGCCGGCCTCCCGTACGTCGGCTCGGGCGTGCTCGCCTCCGCGCTCGGCATGGACAAGCACTTCGCGAAGACCGTGCTGCGCGACGCCGGCATCGCCGTGGCGCCGTGGACCACCGTGACGCGCCGCGAGTGGGAGGCCGACCCCGAGGCGGTCCGCGCGCGGGCCGCGGGGCTCGCCCTGCCGGCGTTCGTGAAGCCGGCGCGCGCCGGATCCAGCGTCGGCGTGAGCCGCGTCGCGGAGGCGGGGGAGCTCGACGCCGCCCTCGCGACCGCCTTCCGCGAGGACGACCGCGTGCTCGTCGAGGCCGGCCTCGTCGGCCGCGAGGTGGAGTGCGCGATCCTCGACGGCGGGCCGGGCGCCGCCCCGCGCGCGTCCGTCGCGGGCGAGATCGTCGTCTCCGGACGCGCGTTCTACGACTTCGAGGCCAAGTACCTGGGCGCCGACGGCATCGAGCTGGTCTGCCCGGCGGACATGACCGCGGATCAGCTGGCTGAGATGCAGGAGCTGTCGGTGCGCGCCTTCCGGGCCGTCGACGCCCGCGGCCTCGCGCGCGTGGACTTCTTCCTCACGGCCGACGGCTTCGTGCTCAACGAGATCAACACGATGCCCGGCTTCACGCCCATCTCGATGTTCCCGGCCTGCTGGGCCGCGTCGGGCGTGGCGTACCCCGACCTCATCTCCGAGCTCCTCGACGTGGCGCTCGCGTGGGAGGCGGAGGGCCGTCGCGCCTGA
- a CDS encoding glycosyltransferase family 2 protein, with amino-acid sequence MLVGRSVARPLLHPDARIGVPVRPAGRLPAVVRRPAGGSPSLRRPTVSVVIPVRDDAGHLRACLRALAGQTVAPDEVVVVDNASRDDSAEVARAAGARVVHEPVVGIPAAASTGYDAARHEVIARLDADCVPPADWIERLGDVLAARPDVAAVTGAARFLDGPRALRGVAAVAYLGAYFASVTLALGHPPLFGSNFALRADAWRQVRHEVHRKGTHLHDDIDLSVHLGPERRIVLDPHLGMGISMRPLTRPSTLPLRMSRGMASLTTHWPHELPWRRWWRTSRIVVAERRGRGPRALEAPVSSRAAGPRRGPGR; translated from the coding sequence ATGCTCGTAGGACGATCCGTCGCCCGGCCCCTCCTCCACCCCGACGCCCGGATCGGGGTCCCCGTGCGCCCCGCGGGCCGGCTCCCCGCCGTCGTGCGCCGGCCGGCGGGCGGGTCCCCGTCCCTCCGTCGGCCCACCGTCTCCGTCGTGATCCCCGTCCGCGACGACGCCGGGCACCTGCGCGCCTGCCTCCGGGCCCTCGCGGGGCAGACGGTCGCGCCCGACGAGGTCGTGGTCGTCGACAACGCCTCCCGCGACGACAGCGCGGAGGTCGCCCGCGCGGCCGGCGCGCGCGTCGTGCACGAGCCGGTAGTGGGGATCCCGGCCGCCGCGTCGACCGGCTACGACGCCGCCCGGCACGAGGTGATCGCGCGGCTCGACGCCGACTGCGTGCCGCCCGCGGACTGGATCGAGCGGCTCGGCGACGTGCTCGCCGCGCGCCCCGACGTCGCCGCCGTCACGGGCGCGGCGCGCTTCCTCGACGGCCCGCGCGCGCTCCGCGGGGTGGCCGCCGTCGCCTACCTCGGTGCGTACTTCGCCTCGGTGACGCTCGCGCTCGGGCACCCGCCGCTCTTCGGATCCAACTTCGCGCTGCGCGCGGACGCCTGGCGCCAGGTGCGCCACGAGGTGCACCGCAAGGGGACGCACCTGCACGACGACATCGACCTGTCCGTGCACCTCGGGCCCGAGCGGCGCATCGTGCTCGACCCGCACCTCGGCATGGGGATCAGCATGCGGCCGCTGACGCGCCCGTCGACCCTGCCGCTGCGGATGAGCCGGGGCATGGCGTCGCTCACGACCCACTGGCCGCACGAGCTGCCGTGGCGGCGCTGGTGGCGCACCAGCCGGATCGTCGTCGCGGAGCGCCGCGGACGCGGGCCGCGCGCGCTCGAGGCGCCGGTCAGCTCCCGGGCGGCGGGGCCACGCCGAGGTCCTGGGCGCTGA
- a CDS encoding DUF3515 family protein: MTPRRPARAVRAAAAVAACGITVLLAGCAPTVSLEPAAGAADPLCADVVVHLPAELGTAPLRETDAQGTGAWGDPQSTVILRCGVATPGPTTDACISYDDVDWVEDDSKAPNIRYTTFGRTPAVEVVIDSTQASYTALTDLSGVVSAIPQTDRCVSAQDLGVAPPPGS, translated from the coding sequence ATGACTCCCCGCCGCCCCGCCCGCGCCGTGCGCGCCGCCGCCGCCGTCGCCGCGTGCGGCATCACCGTCCTCCTCGCCGGATGCGCGCCCACCGTCTCGCTCGAGCCCGCGGCCGGCGCCGCGGATCCGCTCTGCGCCGACGTCGTCGTGCACCTCCCCGCGGAGCTCGGCACCGCGCCGCTGCGGGAGACCGACGCCCAGGGCACGGGCGCCTGGGGCGATCCGCAGAGCACGGTCATCCTGCGCTGCGGCGTCGCGACGCCCGGCCCCACGACCGACGCGTGCATCAGCTACGACGACGTCGACTGGGTCGAGGACGACTCGAAGGCCCCGAACATCCGGTACACCACCTTCGGGCGCACGCCCGCGGTCGAGGTCGTCATCGACTCCACGCAGGCGAGCTACACGGCGCTCACCGACCTCAGCGGTGTCGTCTCCGCCATCCCGCAGACCGACCGCTGCGTCAGCGCCCAGGACCTCGGCGTGGCCCCGCCGCCCGGGAGCTGA
- a CDS encoding thiamine-phosphate kinase: MTTPETPPPADRPMAGPSGDARSDVAATDDDATLGSAGELATLARILPRLPEADAADAGPGDDCAVVRAPDGRFVITTDMMVEGPDFRRAWSTPHDLGRRAAASNLADVAAMGARPTALLVAIAAPADTPVRDLEALADGLRDGCRIQAPGCGVVGGDLSVSDALVLTVTATGDLEGRAPVLRSGARPGDVIAVAGALGMAAAGVRLLFDHARRAVPGGEPVPDAALARALRAAHPAAVEAQLSPVAPIAAGVEAARAGATAMLDVSDGPLLDLARMARASGVGIDLDTAALAEDVRRVADAHPALPPVALDLVLTGGEDHGLVAAFPADATLPASFRVVGVVREADAGGPAVTVDGAPYAGPRTPRGGWDPYADWDGAR, from the coding sequence GTGACGACTCCTGAGACGCCCCCGCCCGCCGACCGCCCGATGGCCGGGCCGTCCGGGGACGCACGATCCGACGTCGCCGCGACCGACGACGACGCGACCCTCGGCAGCGCGGGCGAGCTCGCGACCCTGGCGCGGATCCTGCCCCGGCTGCCCGAGGCCGACGCCGCCGACGCCGGGCCGGGGGACGACTGCGCGGTCGTGCGGGCGCCCGACGGCCGGTTCGTCATCACGACCGACATGATGGTGGAGGGCCCGGACTTCCGCCGCGCGTGGTCGACGCCGCACGACCTCGGACGCCGCGCCGCCGCCTCGAACCTCGCCGACGTGGCCGCGATGGGCGCCCGGCCGACCGCGCTCCTGGTCGCGATCGCCGCGCCGGCCGACACGCCGGTCCGGGACCTCGAGGCGCTGGCCGACGGGCTCCGCGACGGCTGCCGGATCCAGGCGCCCGGCTGCGGCGTGGTCGGCGGCGACCTCTCCGTCTCCGACGCGCTCGTCCTCACGGTGACGGCGACGGGGGACCTCGAGGGCCGCGCGCCCGTGCTCCGCTCCGGCGCGCGGCCCGGCGACGTGATCGCGGTGGCGGGCGCGCTCGGCATGGCGGCCGCCGGCGTCCGGCTGCTGTTCGACCACGCGCGGCGGGCCGTGCCCGGCGGCGAGCCCGTCCCCGACGCTGCCCTCGCGCGGGCGCTCCGGGCCGCGCATCCGGCTGCGGTGGAGGCGCAGCTCTCGCCCGTCGCGCCCATCGCCGCCGGCGTCGAGGCGGCACGCGCGGGGGCCACCGCGATGCTCGACGTCTCCGACGGCCCGCTCCTCGACCTCGCCCGGATGGCGCGCGCGAGCGGCGTGGGCATCGACCTCGACACCGCGGCCCTCGCCGAGGACGTCCGCCGGGTCGCGGACGCGCATCCGGCGCTCCCGCCCGTCGCGCTCGACCTCGTCCTCACGGGCGGGGAGGACCACGGCCTCGTCGCCGCGTTCCCGGCGGACGCGACGCTCCCGGCGTCGTTCCGGGTCGTCGGCGTCGTGCGGGAGGCGGATGCCGGGGGACCGGCGGTCACGGTCGACGGCGCGCCCTACGCGGGTCCGCGCACCCCGCGGGGCGGCTGGGACCCGTACGCCGACTGGGACGGGGCGCGCTAG
- the rsmD gene encoding 16S rRNA (guanine(966)-N(2))-methyltransferase RsmD, with product MTRIVAGFAGSLVLRVPRTGTRPTSDRVREALFSGLEARDALDGARVLDLYAGSGALGLEAASRGAREVVLVERATPAAAVCRSNARILEGAAPRGADLAIRVAAQSVHAFLLGDRGTYDVAFLDPPYEVGDAELAEELAALAPRLADDAVVMVERSARSAEPAWPAGMALDRRRAYGDTVVWWAGADRG from the coding sequence GTGACCCGCATCGTCGCCGGGTTCGCCGGCTCCCTCGTGCTCCGCGTCCCGAGGACGGGCACGCGCCCCACGAGCGACCGCGTGCGCGAGGCCCTCTTCTCCGGGCTCGAGGCCCGCGACGCGCTCGACGGCGCGCGCGTGCTCGACCTCTACGCCGGATCCGGCGCCCTGGGACTCGAGGCGGCCAGCCGGGGCGCGCGCGAGGTGGTGCTCGTGGAGCGGGCGACGCCCGCCGCGGCCGTGTGCCGGTCGAACGCGCGCATCCTCGAGGGCGCGGCCCCGCGCGGCGCCGACCTCGCGATCCGCGTCGCCGCCCAGAGCGTGCACGCCTTCCTCCTCGGCGACCGCGGCACCTACGACGTCGCGTTCCTCGATCCGCCGTACGAGGTGGGCGACGCGGAGCTCGCCGAGGAGCTCGCCGCCCTCGCGCCGCGGCTCGCCGACGACGCGGTCGTCATGGTCGAGCGCAGCGCGCGGTCGGCCGAGCCGGCGTGGCCCGCGGGGATGGCGCTCGACCGGCGCCGGGCCTACGGCGACACCGTCGTGTGGTGGGCCGGGGCGGATCGGGGCTAG
- a CDS encoding AAA family ATPase, translating to MPLTEVRRLAELILGNVDAVMSGKQDATRMALTVFLSGGHLLIEDVPGVGKTMLAKALARSVDCTVNRIQFTPDLLPSDVTGVSVYSQADHRFEFQPGAVFANIVIGDEINRASPKTQSALLECMEEGQVTVDGVTHGLQQPFTVVATQNPVEMEGTYALPEAQRDRFMARISMGYPDASAELAMLRDRDTVSPLDELRPVVDADDLDAMMHAARGVYVSDPVARYAVAIVQATRGHEDIRLGASPRATLQLIRAAKTRAALDGRDFVLPDDVDALAAPVLGHRLVATGRALGRRGSGQAAVVEILERIVATTSVPLSAAGRTR from the coding sequence ATGCCGCTGACGGAGGTGCGCCGGCTCGCCGAGCTCATCCTCGGCAACGTCGACGCCGTCATGTCCGGCAAGCAGGACGCCACCCGCATGGCGCTCACCGTCTTCCTGTCCGGCGGCCACCTCCTCATCGAGGACGTGCCCGGCGTCGGCAAGACCATGCTCGCCAAGGCGCTGGCGCGGAGCGTCGACTGCACGGTCAACCGCATCCAGTTCACGCCCGACCTGCTGCCCTCGGACGTCACGGGCGTCTCCGTGTACAGCCAGGCGGACCACCGCTTCGAGTTCCAGCCGGGCGCCGTGTTCGCGAACATCGTCATCGGCGACGAGATCAACCGCGCGAGCCCCAAGACCCAGTCCGCCCTCCTCGAGTGCATGGAGGAGGGGCAGGTCACGGTCGACGGCGTCACGCACGGGCTCCAGCAGCCGTTCACGGTGGTCGCCACGCAGAACCCCGTCGAGATGGAGGGCACGTACGCGCTCCCCGAGGCCCAGCGCGACCGCTTCATGGCCCGGATCTCCATGGGCTACCCGGACGCGTCCGCCGAGCTCGCGATGCTCCGCGACCGCGACACGGTCAGCCCGCTCGACGAGCTGCGGCCCGTGGTCGACGCCGACGACCTCGACGCGATGATGCACGCGGCCCGCGGCGTCTACGTGTCCGACCCCGTCGCGCGCTACGCCGTGGCGATCGTGCAGGCCACGCGCGGCCACGAGGACATCCGCCTCGGCGCGAGCCCCCGCGCCACCCTCCAGCTCATCCGGGCCGCGAAGACCCGCGCCGCGCTCGACGGCCGCGACTTCGTGCTGCCCGACGACGTCGACGCGCTGGCGGCCCCGGTGCTCGGCCACCGGCTCGTCGCGACCGGGCGCGCGCTCGGCCGACGCGGGAGCGGCCAGGCGGCCGTGGTCGAGATCCTGGAGCGCATCGTCGCCACCACGTCCGTGCCGCTGAGCGCCGCGGGTCGGACGCGCTGA